Genomic segment of Umezawaea sp. Da 62-37:
CGGGCAGCCTGCTGGTCCAGATCCCCGGGACGCAGCGGGTGGCGGGGTGCCGCGGGCACGGCGATCCGACTGGTGAGTCGCTGATCGGCCGCGACGTGCAGGAGTTCGCCTGGTTCGAGCAGGCGCCAGTGGGAGTCCTCGTCCATCGGCTCGCTGGCGACGACGGTCGCGGGTGCGCCCGTCAGATCGCCGCAGCGGACCCGTACTCGGCCTGACGCGCTGGCGTGCTCGAGATGGCGGCGACCTTGGTGGCCACCGGCCGGGCGGACCAACACGTACAGGGGGTGCGTGTCGGGATAGCGCAGCGCCCACAGGTCGGTCGCAGTGGTGATGATCAGGTTGAGCGCGTACACCGGCAGGTTGGCCCCGATCCAGTCGACCGCCGCGACGATGGACCGCTCCAGATCGCCCCAGCGGCGTGCGTATGCGGTGATCAGTGCGAACACCAATTCTGAGTCGGTGTCGCCGTGCACGAGGTTCGCCACCGGTTCACCGAGCACTTCGCTGACTTTGTCGCGCAGGCGATCCAGCCCGGTGACCACCCCGTTGCGCGCGAACAGCCTGCCGTCCTGCACGAACGGGTGGGTGTTCTCGACGCGGAGACCGCCGGTGCTGGCGTAACGGATGTGCGCGAGGAACGTGCCGCTGGTGACCTCTCTCGCCTCGCGGGCGAACTCCGTGTCGCGGTACGCGGCGATCGGCCGTCGATGGACCACCGCGGTGCCGTCGGGGGCGAAGACGCCCAGGCCGACGCCGTCCGGTTCGCGGCGGCTCTGGTTGGCGAGGCTGTCGGGGGCGTCGAGGAGCCAGAAGGTGGCGGTGATCCGCCGCGGACTGGCGGACAATCCGAACAGGCGGCACATTGTCCGGCTCCCGACGTGGTCGGTGGTGGAATCTGGTGACGTCGCCGAGAGGGCGCGGTTCCTTGCGGTGCGGGCGACGTGGGAGGCGGTCCGTGAACGCCGTGAGTCGGGGCTCCCGAAGTCCGGTGTGGATGATCGCTCCGATGATCGTGTGGTGCCAGGGAATCAGGCCGTGGCCGGGTGGTGGTTGTTGGGGGTGATAGCCGCGGGCGCGAGTGGCGCTTCCGCGGGCTTGGAGGTCGAGGCGATTCCGGCTTTGACCGATTCGAGGATCGCCATGCCCTGTCCGACGAGTCCGGCCGCCACGTCGCCGAGACCGTCGGCCCCGTTGAGGATCGTGACCTTCGCGCCACTGAGCCCGAGGGCCGCTTCGCGCACGATCTGCGGCAGCTGCTCGATGATGAGGCGGTCCAGGGCGACTCGGTTGTTGGACGCGGCCGCGGCGGCCTGGATCTCCATCGCCTGCGCGTTCGCGGCGGCCATCACCCTGACCTTCGCCGCTTCGGCTTCGGCGGGCTTCACGATCTCGGCGACGAGTTGCTGCTGGCGGAGCTCCGCCTCACGTTGCGCGAGTTCGGTGCGCGCGTTGATCACGTCACGTTGGGCGGTGGCCTGGGCGAGCGGACCGGCCTGCGCGGCCTCGGCCTGGGCGCGGTCCACCTCGGCCTTGTAGGTCGCCTGCACCACGGCCGTCTGGCGCGCGTACTCGGCCTGCTTGCGCTGCGACGCCTGCTGCGCCTCCGCCGAGGCCTGGTCCGCCTCGGCCTGCGCGATCTGCGCCGCGCGCTGGATCGCCGCGTTGTGCGGGGCCGCCATCGCGGCGATGTAGCCGAGTTTCATGTCGTCGATCGACTGGATCTGCAGCGAGTCGATCGTCAGGCCGATCTTCGCCATTTCCGCCGCCGACCCGTCGAGCACCTCGGTGGCGAGTTTCTGGCGTTCGGTCACGATCTCTTCGACCGTCATCGAGCCGACGATCGACCGCAGGTGCCCGGCGAAGATCCGACCCGTGAGAACGGACATCTGGGCCTGATCGGACAGGAAGCGCTGGCCCGCGTTGACGATGCTCTCGATGTCGTTGCCGACCTTGAACGCGATCACCGCGCGCACGTTCAGCGCGATGGCCTGCTTGGTCACACAGGCCTCCGACACCTCGGCCTCGGCCATGCTCAAGGTCAGGAAGCGCACCTTGCGGAAGAAGGGCATCACGAACGCGCCGTGACCGACCACCACCCGGAACGGCGCCTCATCCGAACCGCCGTTCTTCCCACCCGAGATCAACATTGCCTCGTCCGGCGCTGGTACCCGATACCCGAACATCGTGACTCTCCTAATCGTAGAAAGGATCGATCCAGGGAACGACGTCGACCGCGCGGTGCCCACGGGACTCGATGACGAGCACGGACTCGCCTCTGGTGATCGGCGATTCCGAGAACGCCCGGTACGTTTCCGTGCCGCCGCGAATCCTGATCAGTACCTCTCCTGGCCCGTCCGAGCCACGAGTGCCGGTGAGCAGCACACCGACTCGCCCTTGCGGGGACAGATCGACGTCCATCGGCGAGCCGCACCTCCCACTCGGGTCTCCGGCCCAGGACCTCATCGGGTTTCGGTGGAACAGCGGTTCTCCGCGGTGTTCGCCCGCAGCCTTCGGTGGGCCGGTGGGATCCGGCGGGACCGCCGTCCACCCACTGTCGCCCGTCTGCGACGGCACGCGACAGAGCACTTCGACCTCTCCGCACACATCCCGATGTCCCTGCGATGGGACTGTAAAGCGAGCGGCTCTGGCCCGTAGTCGGTGGTGACTTCAGGTAGCCGTTCGTGATCACGATCTTGTGATGGAGGTTGATTCCCTTGCAGGGACAGTGTTTTCCGGGTTGTCGGAACTGCGACGGCGAAGGTGCACTGGTATCACCACCGAACGGTGAAGGACGTCCCGGTGAACGGCTGCCAGGTCGTCGTCCACCTGCATGTACGGCGACCGGTCTGCCCGGCCCAGGATTGCCGACGGCAGACCTTCCGAGAAGAGATCCCCGGACTGCTGGAACGCCACCAACGCCGCACGGTGCGGTTGGTCCGGCAGGTTTCCCTAGTACTCCAGCCGCACTTCGTAGTATTTGTCCTGTCTTCGCTGGTAGTGGCTGATTTTGGCGCGGTGTTGGTGGCGTCTGCGCCAGTAGGACCAGGCCCATACGCGGCTGCGGTCGTAGGCGGTGGTGATCAGGTGTGCCAGGAGACGTTTGATCTCGCCGAGTGTGAGCGGGATGAGGCCGCTGCCAGGGCTTTTGGGGCGATCGCCGCAGTCACGGCGAGGTAGGTATGGGCCAGCATCGCCAGGGTGATGTGCCGGTACCAGGCGTCGTACCGACGGACCTGGTAATGATCGAGCCCGACCTCGGTCTTGGCGGTCTGGAAACAGTCCTCGACCGCCCACCGGGCACCGGCCACACGGATGAGATCGTCATCGGTGGTTCCGCTTGGGGCGCAACACAAGTAGTAGGCCAACTCGTGCTCGCCCCTGCTGTTGGGTGTGAGCGAGCGGCGGACCAGCAGCCACCGCCGCCACCCCGGCGGGGTGGTGTCCTCGTAGACGGGCAGCGACGCCACCGCCCAGTCGAACAGTCGCGGTCCCTTGGCGCCTTCGCCGCAACTGAGGCGTTTCCAGGCCTCGTCCGGTGCGTGCGCGACCAGGACGTCGGCGCGCGACGTACCGGCCACGGCCGGGATGGTCTGGTTGCAGGGCACGGCGACGACGTAACCGATACGCCGTTGTTCCAGCCAGGTACGGAACTTGTGATCCTTGCCGTAGGCCTCGTCGGCGGTCACCCACGCCGCCGGGACCCCGGCGTCCAAAGCGCGGGCGAGCATCCACTGTGCTTGCACGGTCTTGGTGGCGAACTCCACCTCGTCGGGTATCGCGGCGTCGCGACAGCGGTCGCGGTCCGCGGTCCAGGACTTCGGCAGGTACAACTCGCGGTCGATGAGCGTGCGGCCTTTGCTTGTGGTGTAAGCAAGAAATACGCCCAGTTGACAGTTCTCGGTCCGCCCGGCGGTGCCGGAGTACTGCCGCTGGACCCCGGCTGATCCGGTGCCCTTCTTCAGGAAACCGGTCTCGTCCACCACCAGCACACCGTCGCGCTCGCCCAGATACTCGACCGCATAGGCGCGGACGTCGTCACGGACTCCGTCCGCGTCCCAGGCAGCCGCGTTGAGCAGACGCTGCATGCCATCCGGGGTGGCATCTCCGGCCGCTTCGGCCAAGGTCCACCCGTTCTTGCCCGCCAGCGGTGCCAACAAGCCCCGCACGTAGGCACGGGCACGGCGTCGTGGCTCCACCCGGTGAAACCGCCCCGCCACCCGCCCGAACAGGTCGTCCAACCCCGCGGTCCAAGCGGCAAGATCCTCTTCAGTCGACACAAGATCAGTAACCTACATGAATATGGTAACGAAGTGCGGCTGGAGTACTAGTGGCACAGAAGTTGCGCGGCTGGGCAGCCGCACGCTAGGCAAGCCTGCTTGCCGTGCCGTGTCGCGCAGCACCGTTTTGCGCCGTCTATGACGTCTGCCGCTGCCTCGGCAGACGGTCCCGCGGGTGGATCGGCGTGGACGATGTCGCCCTGCGCCGCCGCTACGCCACCATCATCATGGATGCCGAGACCGGCCCGACGTGTCGCGGTCCTGCTCGGCCGCGACATAGCCACTCCGGAGTCCTGGCTGCGCGCCCCCGGTGTCGAGGTCGTGTGCCGGGACGGCTCGGCCACCTACGCCGAGGCCATCCGCCGCGCCCTGCCCGACGCGGTGCAGTTCACCGGCCGATGGCACCGGTGGCAAACGCTCTGCGCCAAGGTCCAACTCGAGGTCCGCGCACACGCCCGGTGCTGAGCTACCGTCAACCCGCCCCGCCCCGGCGGAGTACACGAGCAGACCACCCGCGAACGCTGGAACAGGATTCACGGTCCGCTCGGCCAAGGCGTCGGCCTGTTCGACTGTTGCGCACCGGGGTTTGATAGAGACCGTGATGTGGCCTGGGTTGCCATGGGTTGTTGGAAAGGCTCGGTCGATTGCGAGTCCGCGTACCGGAAGGAAGTGATGTCAGGTGTCATTGCTCCGGTAGCGCCGCCTGTACGCAGCGGCCTCGAGGGCATCCGCATCGGCGTGCACGGCACGACGCGTCTGAGCGCCCATTCCTCGCGGATACCCCTGTCTGACGAGCCGTTGTTCAGTCGTCTCCCACAGGTAGGTCATGGAATAGAAGGAACCGACCAGCAAGCCCAGCAAGATCGAAAGTGCCCTGATCGACAGCGGTCCGGGCAGTAGGAGCAGCAGCAGAATCGGTGACATCTGAACGTATCCGCGCAGGAAATGCCGTGCGGCCCACGTGCGGCAGGTGATGTCGTGTAGCACCCACGTGTTGCAACGTTGCGGCAACCGTCTGCCGAGCGCGTACCCCAGCCACTGGGCCGGGTTTGGCCTGGTTCCTCGCAGCGTCATCGGATTCCCTTGCAGCCTGCGCGAGCGCCATCGATGCGCAGTGGGCCTCGAAAGTCGTTTGCGCGTTCTTTCGGCGAGCGTGTCCCGGTGGAGATGCCGTCGGTTCGCGTAGCGGACCTCCTGGTGCGTCCGCGTGCGAACCGGCGGGGGCCGCAGTCCTGAAGCCGGTGGCCGCCTCCCGGATCACACTCCGGTCGCGTGGTCTTGCCGGTGGCTGCCTGAACCACCCGTGAGCCGCGATCCAGACCAGGAGATGCGATCACCGCCATGCCGTCACGTTCCTCCTCAACCCTGACAACGACAACCTGTATCTACGCAACTCTAAGCAATTGCTAACCTTAGCAAGTCTTTATGTCTTGAGATGTGCGGGGTAGGCGATTTGCCCGCTCGGCCAGGCAGGACCCTGCCGTCGGCCGGGGTGAGGCCTGGGTTCTGGCGGGCACGGAAAGTCCTGCCCTGGTCGGCCTGACCGTCGGCCCCGTCGATGTGCTCGGTAGGCGAGGGGTATCGCTCCAGTCGTCACCGGAATCAACGGTTGGGGCCGGAAGCGTGGGGGAGTGGTGCGGTGTACGTCGTGTCGACCTCGGTCACGGCGGCTGCTCTCTCGGCAAGGTTTGTGGAGGCTCTGTCCTGCCGGTCCGTGTCCCATCGCTGCGGTCGGCACGGTAGCTCCCGGGATCCCGTCGGCCTGAGGGGCGATCCGTCCTGTGTCGACATGCGGCTCTTGACGGGGTCCGGTGTGTACAGTCTCGCAGTATTCTGCACTTGCAAACTTTCGTAACTGCGAAGATAATGGGAGTGATCGATCGAGGAGAGGTGGTGGGTCGATGGGCGGGTTCGAACCGGCGGTGCGCAACAAGATCACCGCCGATAGCGCTCAGGACCGGAAAGCTGTCCACGGCTACGTGATACGCCCGCATGGCGCCCAAGCCCAAGTTCTGTCCGATCCGATCGCGTGCCTCGGCTTCGGTACTCGCGACCGGACCGGCCTCGGAAGCGTGGAACTGTCCGGGATCACACGGTGAACACCGCTTCATCACTGGACAACGCGAAGTCGGAACTGTTCCTCGCCTTGGGGCACCCGGTGCGCATCCGCGTGATCGAGTTGCTGGACGACGGCCCGAAAATGGTGTCCCACCTACT
This window contains:
- a CDS encoding class II glutamine amidotransferase; translation: MCRLFGLSASPRRITATFWLLDAPDSLANQSRREPDGVGLGVFAPDGTAVVHRRPIAAYRDTEFAREAREVTSGTFLAHIRYASTGGLRVENTHPFVQDGRLFARNGVVTGLDRLRDKVSEVLGEPVANLVHGDTDSELVFALITAYARRWGDLERSIVAAVDWIGANLPVYALNLIITTATDLWALRYPDTHPLYVLVRPAGGHQGRRHLEHASASGRVRVRCGDLTGAPATVVASEPMDEDSHWRLLEPGELLHVAADQRLTSRIAVPAAPRHPLRPGDLDQQAARSQHSRSGAP
- a CDS encoding SPFH domain-containing protein, with the translated sequence MGTARSTSFPGSILSTIRRVTMFGYRVPAPDEAMLISGGKNGGSDEAPFRVVVGHGAFVMPFFRKVRFLTLSMAEAEVSEACVTKQAIALNVRAVIAFKVGNDIESIVNAGQRFLSDQAQMSVLTGRIFAGHLRSIVGSMTVEEIVTERQKLATEVLDGSAAEMAKIGLTIDSLQIQSIDDMKLGYIAAMAAPHNAAIQRAAQIAQAEADQASAEAQQASQRKQAEYARQTAVVQATYKAEVDRAQAEAAQAGPLAQATAQRDVINARTELAQREAELRQQQLVAEIVKPAEAEAAKVRVMAAANAQAMEIQAAAAASNNRVALDRLIIEQLPQIVREAALGLSGAKVTILNGADGLGDVAAGLVGQGMAILESVKAGIASTSKPAEAPLAPAAITPNNHHPATA
- a CDS encoding IS701 family transposase, whose product is MSTEEDLAAWTAGLDDLFGRVAGRFHRVEPRRRARAYVRGLLAPLAGKNGWTLAEAAGDATPDGMQRLLNAAAWDADGVRDDVRAYAVEYLGERDGVLVVDETGFLKKGTGSAGVQRQYSGTAGRTENCQLGVFLAYTTSKGRTLIDRELYLPKSWTADRDRCRDAAIPDEVEFATKTVQAQWMLARALDAGVPAAWVTADEAYGKDHKFRTWLEQRRIGYVVAVPCNQTIPAVAGTSRADVLVAHAPDEAWKRLSCGEGAKGPRLFDWAVASLPVYEDTTPPGWRRWLLVRRSLTPNSRGEHELAYYLCCAPSGTTDDDLIRVAGARWAVEDCFQTAKTEVGLDHYQVRRYDAWYRHITLAMLAHTYLAVTAAIAPKALAAASSRSHSARSNVSWHT
- a CDS encoding DUF5313 family protein, translated to MTLRGTRPNPAQWLGYALGRRLPQRCNTWVLHDITCRTWAARHFLRGYVQMSPILLLLLLPGPLSIRALSILLGLLVGSFYSMTYLWETTEQRLVRQGYPRGMGAQTRRAVHADADALEAAAYRRRYRSNDT